The following are from one region of the Nicotiana tomentosiformis chromosome 7, ASM39032v3, whole genome shotgun sequence genome:
- the LOC104097778 gene encoding CASP-like protein 2A1, which produces MEDSRQKMAGSTPLQKGSGEFEDENGSSSMRTAETVLRLLPMGLCVVALVIMLKNSQTNDFGSLSYSDLGTFRYLVHANGICAGYSLLSAIVAAVPRPITMSRAWTFFLLDQILTYIILAAGAASTEVVYLAYKGDTAVTWSESCGSFGGFCHKATASVSVTFIVSLCYAGLSLLSSYRLFSKYDAPVELYNNKGSIEIATY; this is translated from the exons ATGGAGGATTCAAGACAGAAAATGGCCGGAAGTACTCCTCTACAGAAAGGGTCAGGAGAATTTGAAGATGAGAATGGAAGCAGCAGTATGCGAACGGCTGAGACTGTGCTGCGTTTGTTACCCATGGGGCTGTGTGTTGTCGCTCTTGTTATTATGCTCAAGAATTCCCAAACCAATGACTTTGGTTCCCTTTCCTACTCTGACCTTGGAACCTTCAG GTACTTGGTCCATGCAAATGGCATTTGTGCAGGTTATTCTCTTCTATCAGCTATAGTAGCAGCAGTTCCTCGTCCCATAACCATGTCTAGAGCCTGGACTTTCTTCCTCCTTGATCAG ATACTGACATACATAATACTGGCCGCCGGAGCTGCGTCAACCGAGGTGGTGTATCTGGCATATAAAGGGGACACAGCAGTTACTTGGAGTGAATCGTGCGGCTCTTTTGGAGGTTTTTGCCATAAAGCCACAGCATCTGTATCTGTTACTTTCATAGTAAGCCTTTGCTATGCAGGGCTTTCGCTGCTTTCATCTTACCGGCTTTTCAGCAAATATGATGCACCAGTTGAGTTGTATAATAACAAGGGGAGTATTGAGATTGCTACATATTGA